In Temnothorax longispinosus isolate EJ_2023e chromosome 2, Tlon_JGU_v1, whole genome shotgun sequence, one DNA window encodes the following:
- the LOC139808474 gene encoding uncharacterized protein isoform X2 — protein MWIDSVAQTITLTSFAFFLTSWLNSASGTSANDLQFVPNASDIEPWFQHPCGTRLAASRKMHNSSDSTNIMKRVRTQLRVAQNHFNKTFKDVRIVYSKVYRVLLKEQYKMNWLPKRQLEWYHRELWCLEKGKKAERALPRLYDALQRFSITFHYLREFHLDSNIDVTRGIIKRRTRIIDKAHNQVLRLLCEVEAAMINLALRTSTLNDAFMITDNLHWAKEGDLTLMLIQDWGVLKLYHTFLKDWIKVFRNATTDNTCDRNIKPLAFTPNMPKKWFNGKGTRMPKMRKHKPTRKPGRNNSLRQNLRKGSQRNRLMKKQKGPTLRT, from the exons ACTCAGTGGCACAAACGATTACTCTTACGAGTTTTGCCTTCTTCCTGACCTCGTGGCTGAACTCGGCGTCGGGAACGTCCGCAAACGACCTGCAATTTGTGCCAAACGCCAGTGACATAGAACCCTGGTTTCAACACCCTTGCGGCACCCGGCTGGCGGCCTCGCGAAAGATGCATAATTCCAGCGACTCGACCAACATCATGAAGAGGGTGCGAACGCAATTGCGAGTCGCGCAAAATCACTTCAACAAGACTTTCAAGGACGTGCGCATAGTTTACTCGAAG GTGTACAGAGTGTTGCTGAAGGAGCAGTATAAGATGAATTGGTTGCCAAAAAGGCAGCTCGAGTGGTACCATAGGGAACTTTGGTGCTTggaaaagggaaagaaagCCGAGCGTGCCCTTCCACGCCTATATGACGCGCTACAGAGGTTCTCGATTACGTTCCATTATCTTAGAGAATTTCATCTCGACTCTAATATCGATGTCACTCGCGGCATTATTAAGAGGCGGACTAGGATCATCGACAAAGCGCACAACCAAGTTCTCAGG TTGCTGTGCGAGGTCGAAGCTGCTATGATAAATCTGGCATTAAGAACTTCAACTCTGAACGATGCGTTCATGATAACGGATAATTTGCACTGGGCCAAAGAGGGCGATCTAACATTAATGTTGATTCAGGATTGGGGCGTATTAAAGCTCTATCATACTTTTCTGAAAGATTGGATAAAGGTTTTCCGTAACGCCACCACTGACAACACTTGCGACCGTAACATAAAGCCTTTGGCTTTTACGCCGAATATGCCTAAAAAATGGTTTAACGGAAAAGGCACAAGAATGCCGAAGATGAGAAAACATAAACCGACGAGGAAGCCCGGTCGAAATAATTCCTTACGTCAAAACCTGCGAAAGGGATCTCAAAGGAACAGACTGATGAAGAAGCAAAAAGGACCTACGTTACGAACATAA
- the LOC139808474 gene encoding uncharacterized protein isoform X1 has translation MIFVLLVAGAFALATLRRYSVAQTITLTSFAFFLTSWLNSASGTSANDLQFVPNASDIEPWFQHPCGTRLAASRKMHNSSDSTNIMKRVRTQLRVAQNHFNKTFKDVRIVYSKVYRVLLKEQYKMNWLPKRQLEWYHRELWCLEKGKKAERALPRLYDALQRFSITFHYLREFHLDSNIDVTRGIIKRRTRIIDKAHNQVLRLLCEVEAAMINLALRTSTLNDAFMITDNLHWAKEGDLTLMLIQDWGVLKLYHTFLKDWIKVFRNATTDNTCDRNIKPLAFTPNMPKKWFNGKGTRMPKMRKHKPTRKPGRNNSLRQNLRKGSQRNRLMKKQKGPTLRT, from the exons ACTCAGTGGCACAAACGATTACTCTTACGAGTTTTGCCTTCTTCCTGACCTCGTGGCTGAACTCGGCGTCGGGAACGTCCGCAAACGACCTGCAATTTGTGCCAAACGCCAGTGACATAGAACCCTGGTTTCAACACCCTTGCGGCACCCGGCTGGCGGCCTCGCGAAAGATGCATAATTCCAGCGACTCGACCAACATCATGAAGAGGGTGCGAACGCAATTGCGAGTCGCGCAAAATCACTTCAACAAGACTTTCAAGGACGTGCGCATAGTTTACTCGAAG GTGTACAGAGTGTTGCTGAAGGAGCAGTATAAGATGAATTGGTTGCCAAAAAGGCAGCTCGAGTGGTACCATAGGGAACTTTGGTGCTTggaaaagggaaagaaagCCGAGCGTGCCCTTCCACGCCTATATGACGCGCTACAGAGGTTCTCGATTACGTTCCATTATCTTAGAGAATTTCATCTCGACTCTAATATCGATGTCACTCGCGGCATTATTAAGAGGCGGACTAGGATCATCGACAAAGCGCACAACCAAGTTCTCAGG TTGCTGTGCGAGGTCGAAGCTGCTATGATAAATCTGGCATTAAGAACTTCAACTCTGAACGATGCGTTCATGATAACGGATAATTTGCACTGGGCCAAAGAGGGCGATCTAACATTAATGTTGATTCAGGATTGGGGCGTATTAAAGCTCTATCATACTTTTCTGAAAGATTGGATAAAGGTTTTCCGTAACGCCACCACTGACAACACTTGCGACCGTAACATAAAGCCTTTGGCTTTTACGCCGAATATGCCTAAAAAATGGTTTAACGGAAAAGGCACAAGAATGCCGAAGATGAGAAAACATAAACCGACGAGGAAGCCCGGTCGAAATAATTCCTTACGTCAAAACCTGCGAAAGGGATCTCAAAGGAACAGACTGATGAAGAAGCAAAAAGGACCTACGTTACGAACATAA